ataccccagcataccatgagacatccatgtcttcatcactggaaaagatcaTCGGTTGAGATTTATGTCACTTAAAATCTTGCAAACGAGGTTGTCAAACTTTCATAATTTCTGGAAGATAaatttgtattaaaaaaaaaacgttcatTTTATTTCCTTTCAAGTCAATTATCTAAAAACGTGTAAATCAAAggggatgctgtcaaaaagtgattgcaTTCAAATCGATTTACCTATAGACTGACTGGATAGGTCGGTTTTGATCAAACCTGTGAACATGGATGTTGTTATAAACTGACCAATCCACCTTTACGCCTCCTCGTTCCCTTGGAATTGTCCCGTCTGGCTTCTAACCTGTGACTTTTGCcgcatgcgtgcgtgtgtctaGACACTGCAGGAGAAAGTGTGCGAGTTCCAGGCGCGTCTGCGACGCCAGGAAGCTTCCCGGTGTCTGCAACTGCAGAGGCCGCAGCAGAGTCACCAACAGAGTCTTCAGGAGAAGACGAGCCTCATACACACGCTACCGGAGGAGCTGCACACAGCACTGCCCAGCGGTGAGAGAGGAACGGGTAGCtggagggggatggggggggggggactgactgATACATCAATAATTACTGTGAAATGAATGACCCCGAATGGTCTCTTCGTGGTGTATCTGTCAGGACAGTGTTCCCAGTACTGACACAAACCAGCCTGTCAGCAAGAAGAAGGCTGTGTGTCACGGCTGTGACCGACTGTCAACGCGCATTATCCACTGCTATGGGGCTGGATGGCGTGTGTGTCTTGTTTTTAAATTTTGCGGGTGCGTGTATGTAATGTgtaatcactgtgtgtgtgttgcaggtgtTCGGGCAGTGCAGAGGCTGGCTGAGCCACAGGAGCAGCACAGCAACTGTCTCATTCAGGAAGGAGTGCAGCTCATCGCAGCGCTGCGCACACAGGTGGGGGAGCTGGAGGAGAAGCTGCCAGACCAGACCCAGGAGGTGGAGAGACTGCACTCAGGGGTGgtgagtagaagagagagaggggaatggaggaaactcgggaggagagagactggtgagggaggagggatggaaaaAGAGAATGAGGGCAGAGCCCAGCTGGCCTACATTCTTGGGAAAGCCTGGGAAAGACGAGCTCAAGATAATTGACATATATTTTTCTTCCAGGTGTAAGATTGCACCGTGACACACTTCTGCTTCACAGGTgttgcatgtgagtgtgtgtgagagggggaggTCAGGGCGAGGGGGCAGGTACAATGGTATGTAGATGTGCATGTGTTCTGTTGATTCACTGATGTTTGTCCGGGGGCAGATATTGAACAATAGTCAGAGAAAAAGTGCTTGTGCattgccctgtgtgtgtgaatgagcgTTAATTCCTTCCTGTGTATATTGATATCCCTCCGTGTGGTGCCTTTGTGAGTGTGATACTGAcatgtggggtggcagggtagcctaattgttagagcggtggacttgtaacccgaaaggttgcaagttcaaatccctgagctacaaatctgtcgttctgcccttgaacaggcagttaacccactgttcctaggccgtcattgaaaataagaatttgttcataactgacttgcctagttaaataacaaaaTGTGCTTGTTCCTACTGTCCTGTAGGGGGCGACCGACCTGGAGAAGCACCTGGAGCTGCTGGTGGTCGAGAACGAGCGGCTGAAGCAGGAGCTGAAGGCATGCAAGACCTCACTGCTCCAGGAGGCTCCTCCACCGGCCTGCACAGCCACTGACTGCCCCCACAGCCAGGTACGGATGGGCAAAATCAAGTGAGGGCAGAGGTTGTGAAAACCCATTATAGCTCTGTCTATAGCACTGTTTGTGTGTAGGGTACTGACGCCCTGTGTGGCAAGGTATCTCGTTGGCAGTACCAGGCCAGAGAGCGAGTAGAGGCAGTGTTataagtgtgtgtggtgtattaTAACTGTATGTTATATAGGATGTGGAGGCCCTGCGTGAGGAGGTGTCTCTCTGGgagagccagaccagaccgagGCAGAGGAGGCTGGCTGAGTTGGAGCAGCAGGTCCTGGAGAAGGCCAGCCGGGTGGAGACGCTCAGCCAACAGCTGGAGGAGTCCAAGCTCCACGCGGGGGAGATGCAGAGGCAACTGGAGGAGTCCAAGTGTCAGCAGGGGGAGGTAGAACAGCAGCTGAGCGTCCGGCTCAGAGACTGTGAGGAGGAGCTGGCCAGACAGGCTGCCCGGACCCATCAGGTCAAGGTGAGGAATCGCCAAAAACGGTCCCATTTCAAACACAACCCCTCGCTAGCTCCTATGTTACTTAATGGTCCCTCACAGATCTGAAATGATAGGATGGGTAAGCTATATGTTGGTAGCTTACCACCTATCCAATGTTTTTGAGTTATATGAGAGCATTTGCTGCTGAATTGTGTTCCCTGGTGATCTTACGATATCGATCTCTCTTCTGCTCCccacctttctttctctctcctcctacctcatctatctcgctctctctattctctctccgtCCAGTATGTGACTGAGATGGTGGAGTCGTCAGGGTCTCAGCAGGCGGTAACCGAGGCCCAGGCCAAAAGCGCCGCCCTGCAGGAGCAGCTATCACTGCAGAGACAGCTGCTCCGAGAGCTGGAGACACAGCTGCATGAGTCCCAGAGGACCAGCACCCAGCTCCGAGCTCAGGTACACACATAAGGAGATGCACATgtgcacagacgcacacacacaaccatctaACAACACGCACATACTACTCTCACACACGCATAACCCTCTGTGCCCCTTCCTAATCCCATTAGCTCCTTCACCAGTTGGTCTTTGATATTTCTCAAGTTCTCCTCGTTCCTCCCCCTGGTACAAGCATTGATACAATCCAACTCACCCCCTTGTAGTAGATTGTGACGGTACGGTCCTTCATAAAAACGCCCCTCCCTCCCAGTAGAGGTGACTGGTTCGACCCTTGTCCCATCCCCTCCCCTGTAGTGGCATGGGCCGTGTTAACCCCTCTCTCTTCGCTTACGTTTGGTTTCAGCTGCGTGCGGACCGCAGCCGTATCTGCGGCCTGCTCTCCAAGGCCGTCGGAAGGGGCAATGGCGAGATCATTTGCAGGTTGTCTAAGGTTGGCCCCCCTTGATAGGCCCCTCATAGTGCTTCCTGTTTTGTCACTACATCACTTCCTGTGTCTCAGGCACCCTGCTCCCCAAACTCTGCCCATCTGTGTGGTTTCAACCCCCACCAAAAACCTGTGCTGGAGTGACACACACAAACTTTACCCTAAATCTGTTCAAGGGTCCTCCACTCCTGTATTGGGGTGCAGTGTATGGTTGTTTTGGATTAGCTTTTAGCTGTAATgatagttgcatcactgcctggtacggcaactgctcggcctccgaccgcaaggcactgcagagggtagtgcgtacggcccagtacatcactggggccaagcttcccgccatccaggacctctataccaggcggtgtcagaggaaggccctaaaaattgccctTAGTTCAAATGCCCTGGTAGCTATTAGATCTGAGTTCCCGTGCTGTTAGCTTTTATGCTAGCTTTTAGCTACAGGTAGACCACCAAACACGCTCCAGTCCCCACCCAGACCAGTGTGGTGTGTTGGTACTGTCCCAAGATCTACTCtaacctctctctgtcacctGTAGATCCTGGTGTACGAGGGGGAGATGGAGCGGGCCCAGGGCCAGTTGGAGGCTGAAATGCAGAACCTGGAGGAAGAGAAGAACAGGGTGATCGAAGAGGCCTTCATCAGGGCTGAAAGTGAGATGAAGGCCGTGCATGAGAACCTGGCAGGTAAAGCCGTACGTTTAGGACTATGCATTTTTCTTTGTATTTGTAAGTATGCACATTGCAGTTCCGGAcggtattcattagggcacaccgtagcgAAACATTCTCCATCAAAAAAAGTACATGTGTCCCTTACTGGACAACTTCAGGTTTTATTCGATTTTGTTGTCCttcctaatgaatatgacccaggaATGTTTGTGTGCTCTGTTTTATTCActgttgtaacaaaatgtgtgtccctccctgtccccagGTGTGCGTATGAACCTTTTGACGCTTCAGCCAGCCCTGCGTACTCTCACCTGTGACTACAACTGTCTGAAGAGGCAGGTTCAGGACTTCCCCTTCATGCTGGAGAAGGCCATGACCGAGGCCAAGCAGGAGATCTGCCAGGTGATAGGCGAGGTGAGCAGTGCCAACCAAGAGCTGCTGAGGAAGTACAAGAGAGAGATGAACCTGAGGAAGAAATGCCACAACGAGCTGGTGCGCCTCAAAGGTACGACCCCTTGACCGTGCAttctgagaggtgtgtgtgtgagagtgataTCAGTCGTTCGTACTAGctagtgtatagtgtgtacatTCCACAGGTGCATCTTTGTACATACCAGATCCAATTCTGTTCAAAAGCAGTGGATCTTTGCATTTGTTGTCCCAAAACAACAGTATTGTAATTTGTCTCCTCTTGCCTTCACTTCCCAGGTAACATCAGGGTGTTCTGTCGGGTGCGGCCGGTGTGCCGGGGGGAGCATGATTCTGCCGAAAACATGGTCAGCTTTGACCCAGATGACGATGCCCTTCTCTACCTCTCCAACAAGGGCAAACTGATGACCTTTGAACTGGACAAGGTGTTCCACCCTCAGGCCACGCAGGAAGGGGTCAGTAGAACGTCATGACTTGGAGTACATCTCAATAGTCTCAGTGTCTTCCTTGCCTTCATCTTTGCCGATCAGAAAATGCACAACAGGTAAAAGCAACATATGATGTTTCAACTCAAACTATAaccgtcacatgcgccgaatacaagtgtagaccttaccgtgaagaagcgtaagaaaatattgaccaaataaactgaagtaaaaaataataaaaagtaacacaataaaataacaataacgaggctatatacagggggtaccgagtcaatgtgcgggggtacaggttagttggtACGGCAAGTAGaggcagtgtacaaaacaattggagcgggggggggggggctcaatgtaaatagtccggtgtccatttgattaattgttcagcagtcaacgggctttggggtagaagctgttaacctctctggtacCTCGACAACAgcaagtgaaattgcagggcgccaaattcaaaacaaaaatcCCATAATTTgtcctgccatatcagttctgttatactcacagacattattttaacagttttagaaacctcggagtgttttctatccaaatctactaactatatgcatatcctagcttctgggactgagtaaCAGGCAGATTTTCATCCAAAATTCGGAATGATTCCCCCAACCCTAGTGAAGTGAAGGAGCCTCTTGGGCCGAGACTTGGCGCTctagtaccacttgccgtgcggtagcatagagaacagtcaatgactggagtctctgacaattttttgggctttcctctgacacctatatataggtcctggatggcaggaagcttggccccagtgatgtactgggccgtacgcgctaccctctgtagcatgttacggtcagatgccgagcaattgccataccaggtggcaatgcaaccggtcaggatgctctcgacggtgcagctgtagaactttttgaggatctggtgacccatgccaaatcttttcagtctcctgagggggaaaaggtgttgtcgtgccctcttcacgactgtcttggtgtgtttgtaccatgatagttcgttggtgacgtggacaccaaggagcttgaaactctcaacccgctccccTACATCCCCGTCGATATCAATgggtccttttcctgtagtccacgatcagctcctttgtcttgctcacattgagggagaggttgttgtcctggcaccacactgctaggtctctgatctcctccctgtcccatcattgtcggtgatcaggcctaccactgttgcgtcgtcagcaaacttaatgatggttttggagttgtttggccacgcagtcgtgggtgagcaggtagtacaggaggggactaagtacacacccctgaggggccccagtgttgaggatcagcgtggcttATGTTGACTACAggttcagttgcagagggaggtgtttagccccagggtccttagcttagtgatgcccttcgtgggcactatggtgttgaacgctgagctgtagtcaatgaacagcgttctcacataggttttcgttttgtccaggtgggaaagggcagtgtatgAAGGTAATAACATGAGAGGAAGCCCCTTTAGATTATCGAGATACACCACAAGGATGTTGCGATCTCTCTATATTCTAATGGTTTACTGTCACCAATCACAGCAGCTGTCATCCTAACTGTCCCTCTCTGATTGGCTAACCAGGTGTTCCAGGAGGTCCAGTCCCTGGTGACATCCTGTATTGATGGCTTTAACGTATGCATCTTCGCCTACGGACAGACAGGCTCAGGAAAGACCTACACCATGGAGGTATTTGCTgctaatacatacacacacacacacacacatactttcgctctcactccgtctctctcatGGCTGCAGGAGATAAATTAAGGATGAAAGAGAAATGAAGAGATGTGTTGTAGTGGTTGTTAATAGCAAATGTTTTGTCTGTCCTTTTTTTTTAGGGTGTGGCCAAGGACCCGGGCATTAACCAGAGGGCTCTCAGACTGCTGTTCTCTGAGGTGACTGAGAAAGCGCCCGACTGGGACTTCAAGATCACTGTTAGCATGGTGGAGATCTACAACGAAACCCTAcggtgagaggacacacacacacaaatcggTATAAGGTCAGACAGGGTGAGTGGGTTTGGATTTGAGCGCAGGGGCGGCCGTGCCTCAGGTCACGCAATGACAGAGGTGAAGCAAGCAGTGTTGCCAGCGAATTTTCAGGGGAAGTTGCTAGAGGCAGGTCGATTTGTTGCTAAATGGCGTTGTGATGTCATTGCGCGATGACGTCATTACGTAATAACGTAACACTGCGTCATTACGAATAATACACAATAACGttactcaaattgactggccatCTCGGCGAAAAATATGATTCGTTTAGATTTAGATTTGCTAATAAACAAATTTAGATTTGTTTATTAGcacatttttatttgtaaaaGTAATATAACAAATTTATAACACATTTTATATGAtcagatatttttatttttaaacacaaCACATTGAATTATTGAACAATTTCACATTATTGAacaattacatttgatttattttctttTTAACTATTAAACCTACACATTCTGAACAATTATAGTTTTAAGCAGTGTATTGGTAGTTAGTTAACATGCTACCTAACTGAGCAACAATTATAGGTACAAGCTAATAACAAGGTATATATGCTATCTTATTGAACAAGCAACTTAACTCAAATAACGACGTGTGCGCTAGGCATCTCTCTCCAGATCTCTCCAGGTTGTTGTGCTGCTTGGCTGGCTAGCTGCTCAATGGTTTCCCCCAGATATTGCCACTGTTCTCGCTCACACTGCAGTGCACACTGCCACCATCAGCTGTGTGTCTCCGCCAGTTCCAGAAAGTCCACTCCTTGCTTACGTGTACTGTAAATATGATGAATCATAGATTGGCAAGGAAATCCTCTTCATCTTCACTGTCCAAATGCATTGTCACGCAGCTGGAACCAGCAGAAGAGGATGGAGTGGCCTTAAAGCTGTACGCTGCTGTGGTGCCAAACTGCTGCAGAACTTCACTTGGTAGTTTATGCAGGTATAACAGGTATCTCCAGCCAGCTTCAGTCCGTACCGCACCGGGAGTATGGAGTTGAGAGcgtgcagtgacattctatttctTAACTTTGACTTGACCACTCTCATTTGTCTGAACAGCTGTTCAACCTCTGCATTTGAGTGTTGCAATGAGAGGGCAGCGCGTGCAGCTTTGCACAGTTCTTCATAAGGATTTGACCCGGGAAGAGTCCGTGTAGTTATTCACTTCACTCCAAAACTCGACTGTGTTTTCAGTTGAGTCCCACCTAAACAGATGGATGTTTTTTCCATTGGGAAACAATTTTATCATTTGTTTGTGGCTGGTACCCCAGTAGCTCAGCTACTTTAATAATTTCAGTGGTGCCTTTATTGTGCTTTAGCGTTTCCTTAACACTGAACAAGGCCAACTCAATCATCTCAAACTcaaagtttgcggacgacactacagtggtaggcttgattaccaacaacgatgagacggcctacagggaggaggtgagggccctcggagtgtggtgtcaggaaaataacctcacactcaacgtcaacaaaactaaggagatgattgtggacttcaggaaacagcagagggagcacccccctatccacatcgacgtgacagtagtggagagggtagtaagttttaagttcctcggcgtacacatcacagacaaactgaattggtccactcacacagacagcatcgtgaagaaggcgcagcagcgcctcttcaacctcaggaggctgaagaaatttggcttgtcaccaaaagcactcacaaacttctacagatgcacaatcgagagcatcctgtcgggctgtatcaccgcctggtacggcaactgctccacccacaaccgtaaggctctccagagggtagtgaggtctgcacaacgcatcaccgggggcaaactacctgccctccaggacacctacaccacccgatgtcacaggaaggccataaagatcatcaaggacaacaaccacccgagccactgcctgttcaccctgctatcatccagaaggcgaggtcagtacaggtgcatcaaagctgggaccgagagactgaaaaacagcttctatctcaaggccatcagactgttaaacagccaccactaacattgagtggctgctgccaacacactgactcaactccagccactttaataatgggaattgatgggaaatgatgtaaaatatatcactagccactttaaacaatgctacctaatataatgtttacataccctacattattcatctcatatgtatatgtatatactgtactctatatcatctactgcatctttatgtaatacatgtatcactagccacttgaactataccactttgtttacatactcatctcatatgtatatactgcactcaataccatctactgtatcttgcctatgccgctctgtaccatcactcattcatatatctttatgtacatattctttatccccttacacttgtgtctataaggtagtagttttggaattgttagctagattacttgttggttattactgcattgtcggaactagaagcacaagcatttcgctacactcgcattaacatctgctaaccatgtgtatgtgacaaataaaattggatttggtGATGGACTGAGATGTCTATCAATGGCATTCTTCAGGACATCCATTTTTGCCATAGGGTTGACTACTCTGCTGCAAATTGATGTTAAGAGGTGTACCAGATTGTCCAAAAGCTTGACAGGATCTGTTTGCTCTCCCTCAACTGACTTCACTGCGATTCGTAAGTCGGACAGGATTGATTTCAAGAATATCAGGTACACATAGTTGGTCTTGCCCATGTACATGGCGTGGAGCACATCCGCCATGTAGCAACGCTCACTGGCATTGGTCAGCTCAAAGTGGagtttcagttcttcccactggCTCAATATACGAGTTACCACAGGCTCAATCGATAGCCAAAGTGTGGCACACACTTTGGTGATCTGCTGGGGTTTCTGGCCACAATTAATGGTGGCATACACTGCTTTGTACAATTGTTTCCCCGTTTTGGGGAAATGGAAAACCAATTGTAGGTTTCCCTGATttaagtactcaacactcctagggatggtttCTTTGGATGCTGCACTGACAGCCAATTGTAAAGAATGACACACACAGCGGGTGAGTACCAAAATGGGCAATGCACATTCTTCCTTTAAAATCTTGTGCACCCCCGTTGTGCACCCCAGTCATCACGGACAATACCCTGAAGATTCTCTTTTTTTTAAGGTTACACTTCTCAAGAAACTCAACTACCGCCTTTGCTATTGATCTGGCATCGCCCCCCCTCCAATTCAACCAGCCCGAGCAATGTGGACACAACGGTTCCTTTTTTAGCACTGAAATAT
This sequence is a window from Oncorhynchus clarkii lewisi isolate Uvic-CL-2024 chromosome 26, UVic_Ocla_1.0, whole genome shotgun sequence. Protein-coding genes within it:
- the LOC139384494 gene encoding kinesin-like protein KIFC3 isoform X10; translated protein: MFGTRKTWDLGHAPCLQELWKKDVSLDASSVDFLMSDGEEDCSFLSLPTAAFPQRTALTTTDQLETSQHNHNQQLLIQTLQEKVCEFQARLRRQEASRCLQLQRPQQSHQQSLQEKTSLIHTLPEELHTALPSGVRAVQRLAEPQEQHSNCLIQEGVQLIAALRTQVGELEEKLPDQTQEVERLHSGVGATDLEKHLELLVVENERLKQELKACKTSLLQEAPPPACTATDCPHSQDVEALREEVSLWESQTRPRQRRLAELEQQVLEKASRVETLSQQLEESKLHAGEMQRQLEESKCQQGEVEQQLSVRLRDCEEELARQAARTHQVKYVTEMVESSGSQQAVTEAQAKSAALQEQLSLQRQLLRELETQLHESQRTSTQLRAQILVYEGEMERAQGQLEAEMQNLEEEKNRVIEEAFIRAESEMKAVHENLAGVRMNLLTLQPALRTLTCDYNCLKRQVQDFPFMLEKAMTEAKQEICQVIGEVSSANQELLRKYKREMNLRKKCHNELVRLKGNIRVFCRVRPVCRGEHDSAENMVSFDPDDDALLYLSNKGKLMTFELDKVFHPQATQEGVFQEVQSLVTSCIDGFNVCIFAYGQTGSGKTYTMEGVAKDPGINQRALRLLFSEVTEKAPDWDFKITVSMVEIYNETLRNLLGDNQGEKLDIKMNPDGSGQLYVPGLTEFTVQSPEDINRVFELGHMNRATACTNLNEHSSRSHALLIITVAGVNFSTGHRTQGKLNLVDLAGSERIAKSGAEGSRLREAQCINKSLSALGDVINALRSRHSHVPFRNSRLTYLLSDSLSGDSKTLMMVQVSPLVCNMSESVCSLKFAQRVRTIELGNATRRQWENSSTTSSPTHDSVELDSPPATPTPLPISRASSAGSTLSASSKTPTTRRRSQSQLSADRLLGRASPLVGDGGQDD
- the LOC139384494 gene encoding kinesin-like protein KIFC3 isoform X9, with translation MSDGEEDCSFLSLPTAAFPQRTALTTTDQLETSQHNHNQQLLIQKVTWSCSWTSAYTLQEKVCEFQARLRRQEASRCLQLQRPQQSHQQSLQEKTSLIHTLPEELHTALPSGVRAVQRLAEPQEQHSNCLIQEGVQLIAALRTQVGELEEKLPDQTQEVERLHSGVGATDLEKHLELLVVENERLKQELKACKTSLLQEAPPPACTATDCPHSQDVEALREEVSLWESQTRPRQRRLAELEQQVLEKASRVETLSQQLEESKLHAGEMQRQLEESKCQQGEVEQQLSVRLRDCEEELARQAARTHQVKYVTEMVESSGSQQAVTEAQAKSAALQEQLSLQRQLLRELETQLHESQRTSTQLRAQLRADRSRICGLLSKAVGRGNGEIICRLSKILVYEGEMERAQGQLEAEMQNLEEEKNRVIEEAFIRAESEMKAVHENLAGVRMNLLTLQPALRTLTCDYNCLKRQVQDFPFMLEKAMTEAKQEICQVIGEVSSANQELLRKYKREMNLRKKCHNELVRLKGNIRVFCRVRPVCRGEHDSAENMVSFDPDDDALLYLSNKGKLMTFELDKVFHPQATQEGVFQEVQSLVTSCIDGFNVCIFAYGQTGSGKTYTMEGVAKDPGINQRALRLLFSEVTEKAPDWDFKITVSMVEIYNETLRNLLGDNQGEKLDIKMNPDGSGQLYVPGLTEFTVQSPEDINRVFELGHMNRATACTNLNEHSSRSHALLIITVAGVNFSTGHRTQGKLNLVDLAGSERIAKSGAEGSRLREAQCINKSLSALGDVINALRSRHSHVPFRNSRLTYLLSDSLSGDSKTLMMVQVSPLVCNMSESVCSLKFAQRVRTIELGNATRRQWENSSTTSSPTHDSVELDSPPATPTPLPISRASSAGSTLSASSKTPTTRRRSQSQLSADRLLGRASPLVGDGGQDD
- the LOC139384494 gene encoding kinesin-like protein KIFC3 isoform X11, encoding MFGTRKTWDLGHAPCLQELWKKDVSLDASSVDFLMSDGEEDCSFLSLPTAAFPQRTALTTTDQLETSQHNHNQQLLIQTLQEKVCEFQARLRRQEASRCLQLQRPQQSHQQSLQEKTSLIHTLPEELHTALPSGVRAVQRLAEPQEQHSNCLIQEGVQLIAALRTQVGELEEKLPDQTQEVERLHSGVGATDLEKHLELLVVENERLKQELKACKTSLLQEAPPPACTATDCPHSQDVEALREEVSLWESQTRPRQRRLAELEQQVLEKASRVETLSQQLEESKLHAGEMQRQLEESKCQQGEVEQQLSVRLRDCEEELARQAARTHQVKYVTEMVESSGSQQAVTEAQAKSAALQEQLSLQRQLLRELETQLHESQRTSTQLRAQILVYEGEMERAQGQLEAEMQNLEEEKNRVIEEAFIRAESEMKAVHENLAGVRMNLLTLQPALRTLTCDYNCLKRQVQDFPFMLEKAMTEAKQEICQVIGEVSSANQELLRKYKREMNLRKKCHNELVRLKGNIRVFCRVRPVCRGEHDSAENMVSFDPDDDALLYLSNKGKLMTFELDKVFHPQATQEGVFQEVQSLVTSCIDGFNVCIFAYGQTGSGKTYTMEGVAKDPGINQRALRLLFSEVTEKAPDWDFKITVSMVEIYNETLRNLLGDNQGEKLDIKMNPDGSGQLYVPGLTEFTVQSPEDINRVFELGHMNRATACTNLNEHSSRSHALLIITVAGVNFSTGHRTQGKLNLVDLAGSERIAKSGAEGSRLREAQCINKSLSALGDVINALRSRHSHVPFRNSRLTYLLSDSLSGDSKTLMMVQVSPLVCNMSESVCSLKFAQRVRTIELGNATRRQWENSSTTSSPTHDSVELDSPPATPTPLPISRASSAGSTLSASSKTPTTRRRSQSQLSAGRLKLSV
- the LOC139384494 gene encoding kinesin-like protein KIFC3 isoform X2, with translation MYVLCTLVVLSIHSLFKSRHKTLDPGDKEAGDGATLPGDKAPPLGEGGRVRDPGPGGLGGGVGPRERERGVTVALSQGKRQRAVDRKAAGCNCANKRRGDRELRCSQGRLGCGGGSLENVPDSRKQLQPVQRPSALLSPVVMFGTRKTWDLGHAPCLQELWKKDVSLDASSVDFLMSDGEEDCSFLSLPTAAFPQRTALTTTDQLETSQHNHNQQLLIQKVTWSCSWTSAYTLQEKVCEFQARLRRQEASRCLQLQRPQQSHQQSLQEKTSLIHTLPEELHTALPSGVRAVQRLAEPQEQHSNCLIQEGVQLIAALRTQVGELEEKLPDQTQEVERLHSGVGATDLEKHLELLVVENERLKQELKACKTSLLQEAPPPACTATDCPHSQDVEALREEVSLWESQTRPRQRRLAELEQQVLEKASRVETLSQQLEESKLHAGEMQRQLEESKCQQGEVEQQLSVRLRDCEEELARQAARTHQVKYVTEMVESSGSQQAVTEAQAKSAALQEQLSLQRQLLRELETQLHESQRTSTQLRAQLRADRSRICGLLSKAVGRGNGEIICRLSKILVYEGEMERAQGQLEAEMQNLEEEKNRVIEEAFIRAESEMKAVHENLAGVRMNLLTLQPALRTLTCDYNCLKRQVQDFPFMLEKAMTEAKQEICQVIGEVSSANQELLRKYKREMNLRKKCHNELVRLKGNIRVFCRVRPVCRGEHDSAENMVSFDPDDDALLYLSNKGKLMTFELDKVFHPQATQEGVFQEVQSLVTSCIDGFNVCIFAYGQTGSGKTYTMEGVAKDPGINQRALRLLFSEVTEKAPDWDFKITVSMVEIYNETLRNLLGDNQGEKLDIKMNPDGSGQLYVPGLTEFTVQSPEDINRVFELGHMNRATACTNLNEHSSRSHALLIITVAGVNFSTGHRTQGKLNLVDLAGSERIAKSGAEGSRLREAQCINKSLSALGDVINALRSRHSHVPFRNSRLTYLLSDSLSGDSKTLMMVQVSPLVCNMSESVCSLKFAQRVRTIELGNATRRQWENSSTTSSPTHDSVELDSPPATPTPLPISRASSAGSTLSASSKTPTTRRRSQSQLSAGRLKLSV
- the LOC139384494 gene encoding kinesin-like protein KIFC3 isoform X1 translates to MYVLCTLVVLSIHSLFKSRHKTLDPGDKEAGDGATLPGDKAPPLGEGGRVRDPGPGGLGGGVGPRERERGVTVALSQGKRQRAVDRKAAGCNCANKRRGDRELRCSQGRLGCGGGSLENVPDSRKQLQPVQRPSALLSPVVMFGTRKTWDLGHAPCLQELWKKDVSLDASSVDFLMSDGEEDCSFLSLPTAAFPQRTALTTTDQLETSQHNHNQQLLIQKVTWSCSWTSAYTLQEKVCEFQARLRRQEASRCLQLQRPQQSHQQSLQEKTSLIHTLPEELHTALPSGVRAVQRLAEPQEQHSNCLIQEGVQLIAALRTQVGELEEKLPDQTQEVERLHSGVGATDLEKHLELLVVENERLKQELKACKTSLLQEAPPPACTATDCPHSQDVEALREEVSLWESQTRPRQRRLAELEQQVLEKASRVETLSQQLEESKLHAGEMQRQLEESKCQQGEVEQQLSVRLRDCEEELARQAARTHQVKYVTEMVESSGSQQAVTEAQAKSAALQEQLSLQRQLLRELETQLHESQRTSTQLRAQLRADRSRICGLLSKAVGRGNGEIICRLSKILVYEGEMERAQGQLEAEMQNLEEEKNRVIEEAFIRAESEMKAVHENLAGVRMNLLTLQPALRTLTCDYNCLKRQVQDFPFMLEKAMTEAKQEICQVIGEVSSANQELLRKYKREMNLRKKCHNELVRLKGNIRVFCRVRPVCRGEHDSAENMVSFDPDDDALLYLSNKGKLMTFELDKVFHPQATQEGVFQEVQSLVTSCIDGFNVCIFAYGQTGSGKTYTMEGVAKDPGINQRALRLLFSEVTEKAPDWDFKITVSMVEIYNETLRNLLGDNQGEKLDIKMNPDGSGQLYVPGLTEFTVQSPEDINRVFELGHMNRATACTNLNEHSSRSHALLIITVAGVNFSTGHRTQGKLNLVDLAGSERIAKSGAEGSRLREAQCINKSLSALGDVINALRSRHSHVPFRNSRLTYLLSDSLSGDSKTLMMVQVSPLVCNMSESVCSLKFAQRVRTIELGNATRRQWENSSTTSSPTHDSVELDSPPATPTPLPISRASSAGSTLSASSKTPTTRRRSQSQLSADRLLGRASPLVGDGGQDD